The following are encoded in a window of bacterium genomic DNA:
- a CDS encoding GxxExxY protein, producing the protein MSSNYSPQRRRGTEKKGFKLDCGYRIDLLVEEKVIVELKAVEQL; encoded by the coding sequence ATTTCTAGTAACTATTCACCGCAGAGACGCAGAGGAACAGAGAAAAAAGGATTTAAATTAGATTGTGGATACCGGATAGATCTTTTAGTTGAAGAAAAAGTTATCGTAGAATTAAAAGCAGTCGAGCAACTAC
- a CDS encoding PIG-L family deacetylase yields MKIVAIGAHSDDIEISCGGTIAKAVNNGHEVLMVVMSQSDYTDYTGKTLRTKEEAEAEGKKAAEILGSKLITLDFPTKDIPYDSESVEALNKIFNEFNPDIIFTHWPHDTHQAHRTSALSSISAARYFNTILMYEPMMPSGRSYQGFRAQVYVDISKFNRIKMEALKAHESQFKKYGGEFWLGAVEARAKLRGFEMYDGQTKCEFAECFEIMRFKLEL; encoded by the coding sequence TTGAAAATCGTCGCTATTGGTGCACATTCTGATGATATTGAAATAAGTTGCGGAGGGACTATTGCTAAAGCAGTAAATAATGGACATGAAGTATTGATGGTAGTGATGAGTCAATCTGACTATACTGATTATACAGGTAAGACTTTACGAACAAAAGAAGAAGCAGAAGCAGAGGGTAAAAAAGCCGCAGAGATATTGGGAAGTAAATTAATAACATTAGACTTTCCAACAAAAGATATACCGTATGATTCTGAGAGTGTTGAGGCATTAAATAAAATCTTTAATGAATTTAACCCGGATATAATATTCACTCATTGGCCCCATGATACACATCAGGCTCATCGCACCTCCGCTTTATCTTCAATCTCTGCGGCAAGATATTTTAATACCATATTAATGTATGAACCGATGATGCCTTCAGGTAGGTCATACCAGGGATTTAGAGCCCAGGTGTATGTAGATATTAGTAAGTTTAACAGGATTAAAATGGAGGCACTTAAGGCTCATGAATCCCAATTTAAAAAATATGGCGGCGAATTCTGGTTAGGGGCAGTTGAAGCCAGAGCAAAACTACGCGGATTTGAAATGTATGACGGACAAACCAAATGCGAATTTGCAGAATGCTTTGAAATAATGCGATTTAAATTAGAATTATAA
- a CDS encoding sugar transferase: MNANTFYRKKGKRICDIILTTIALIFFAPLMAIIALAIKLSAWNEPVIFKQVRVGKGGEFFALPKFRTMKNGAEVKKNSKGEVIIEPTLTEKNDKRITFLGRILRKTALDELPQLFNVLRGEMSVVGPRSERPIFYPRYMDILKDRITVKPGLFCLTEVIYGTSDDNGNGNGGIDLNGEEGQRERMRLDREYIEKCSFWYDVKLTVIMIWKLLLREYYFSILLKNGNGNGNGNGHKNEEIKKYIWEEKGTSHISKIKKEGIPYFL, from the coding sequence ATGAACGCCAATACCTTCTACCGAAAAAAAGGAAAAAGAATTTGTGATATTATCCTGACAACCATAGCATTAATCTTTTTTGCTCCGTTAATGGCTATAATTGCACTGGCTATTAAACTGTCTGCATGGAATGAGCCGGTTATATTTAAGCAGGTAAGGGTAGGTAAAGGAGGGGAATTTTTTGCCTTACCTAAATTCCGGACGATGAAAAATGGAGCAGAGGTTAAAAAAAATTCGAAAGGAGAAGTAATTATTGAACCCACACTAACCGAGAAAAATGATAAAAGAATTACCTTTTTAGGAAGAATACTGCGGAAAACAGCCTTAGATGAATTACCTCAATTATTTAATGTCTTGCGAGGAGAAATGAGTGTTGTTGGTCCAAGGTCAGAGCGACCTATATTTTATCCCAGATATATGGATATTTTAAAGGATAGAATAACGGTAAAACCAGGATTATTTTGCTTAACAGAGGTTATCTATGGAACTTCTGATGATAACGGAAATGGGAATGGAGGAATTGACCTTAATGGGGAAGAAGGACAAAGAGAAAGAATGAGATTAGATCGGGAATATATTGAAAAATGCTCTTTCTGGTATGATGTAAAACTTACTGTTATTATGATATGGAAACTACTTCTTCGTGAATATTACTTCTCAATACTCTTAAAAAATGGAAATGGAAATGGAAACGGCAATGGACATAAAAACGAAGAGATAAAAAAATACATCTGGGAGGAAAAAGGGACGAGTCATATCTCCAAAATAAAGAAGGAAGGGATACCATATTTTTTATAA
- a CDS encoding WbqC family protein, producing MIVGIHQPEHLPWLGFWDKVEKSDLFVLLDNTQFRKNYFQNRNRIRTANEWTWLTVPIITKDKATQLINEVEINNLTDVTWQKKHWKTIEQNYTKAPCFKEYKDIFEKFYLKKWTKLADFNINIIYAIKEILGIKTEIRIGSSLDVKGTRSDLLLDICKKVGATTYLSGKFGKDYLDTEIFKKENIEVVFQEFTHPAYNQVFKPFIPEMSVIDLVFNEGKKSLSIIRGEEIKK from the coding sequence ATGATAGTAGGAATTCATCAACCAGAACATTTACCATGGCTTGGATTTTGGGATAAAGTAGAGAAAAGTGATTTATTTGTTCTCTTAGATAATACCCAATTTAGAAAAAATTACTTCCAGAATCGTAATAGAATACGAACCGCTAATGAGTGGACATGGTTAACAGTCCCAATTATTACAAAGGATAAAGCAACACAATTAATTAATGAAGTTGAGATTAACAATCTAACTGATGTTACCTGGCAAAAAAAACATTGGAAGACAATTGAACAAAATTATACGAAAGCACCTTGTTTTAAAGAATATAAAGACATATTTGAAAAATTTTATCTAAAAAAATGGACTAAATTAGCCGATTTTAATATAAATATTATTTATGCGATTAAAGAGATATTAGGGATTAAAACAGAAATTAGAATTGGTTCTTCTTTAGATGTAAAGGGAACAAGAAGTGATTTGTTACTGGATATTTGTAAAAAAGTGGGGGCAACAACATACCTTTCTGGCAAATTTGGGAAGGATTACTTAGACACAGAAATTTTTAAGAAAGAAAATATTGAAGTTGTGTTTCAAGAATTTACTCATCCAGCGTATAATCAGGTATTTAAACCTTTTATACCAGAGATGTCGGTCATAGACCTTGTCTTCAATGAAGGAAAGAAGAGCCTATCAATAATAAGAGGGGAAGAAATAAAGAAATGA
- a CDS encoding PQQ-binding-like beta-propeller repeat protein, with the protein MEEIVHKLWKKEIGYKVDSVAISNDGEFVLAGSSQDTNLYFLSQGQLRWRYKTKASIRCLTISQDGRYILAGAEDSTLYLLDKNSHLIWEEYVSTNTIVISADLKYIACGGNDCNIYFFTRYGKLLWRWTTMDYVNSIAIASQDNAIIATADDRNLYFLTKEGTLIWRTRLKACGVKVAISEDGDEIVVACNNQYVYCYDRKCRLKWEYHFPNEISGLSITSDGQCIIVASPWQNLHLLNRSGKLSYLHETNFGIISLFFTPKGYLAAGSSDKNVYVFKYQVETIREPESSIEYLIKDLVKNQQQILQQYPKEIAVMTTDIQNYTPFIEEENEIRKRKLQDYENILSALIKDGGLLIKKVCEAYLIIFTDPIKAVECGRKIQAEFVKYNQNKSPDEEICVRIGITYGKLKIEKENQLVKPFLIACRMLPYSDKGQVLITKDIVLLIEEKMLVEIESMGLKEIKGLEKLIPIYEVKESPYANIGWYDAR; encoded by the coding sequence GTGGAGGAGATTGTTCATAAGTTATGGAAAAAGGAAATAGGTTATAAAGTAGATAGTGTTGCTATAAGTAATGACGGTGAATTTGTCTTAGCGGGCTCTTCTCAAGATACCAATTTATATTTCCTTAGCCAGGGACAACTAAGATGGAGATATAAAACAAAAGCCTCAATACGATGTCTTACAATTTCTCAAGATGGAAGATATATACTTGCAGGAGCAGAAGATAGCACCTTATATCTATTAGATAAAAATAGTCATTTAATCTGGGAAGAATATGTAAGTACAAATACTATTGTTATCTCTGCTGATTTGAAATATATTGCCTGTGGTGGGAATGATTGTAATATATATTTTTTTACTCGCTACGGGAAACTCCTGTGGAGATGGACAACGATGGATTATGTTAACTCAATCGCCATCGCCTCCCAGGATAATGCTATAATTGCGACTGCGGATGACCGCAACCTTTATTTTTTAACTAAAGAAGGAACACTTATCTGGCGAACAAGATTAAAGGCCTGCGGTGTTAAAGTCGCTATTTCTGAAGATGGAGACGAAATTGTTGTTGCCTGTAATAATCAATATGTATATTGCTATGACCGTAAATGTCGTCTGAAATGGGAATATCATTTTCCCAATGAAATAAGTGGTTTGTCTATTACATCTGATGGGCAGTGTATTATCGTTGCCTCTCCCTGGCAAAATCTCCATCTCTTAAATAGAAGTGGTAAATTATCTTATTTACATGAGACTAACTTTGGAATTATTAGCCTATTTTTTACTCCTAAAGGATATTTGGCGGCTGGCTCAAGTGATAAAAATGTATATGTGTTTAAATATCAGGTTGAAACGATAAGAGAACCTGAAAGTAGTATTGAATATTTGATAAAAGACCTGGTTAAAAATCAACAACAAATCCTTCAACAATATCCCAAAGAAATAGCAGTTATGACAACAGATATTCAAAACTACACCCCTTTTATTGAAGAAGAAAATGAGATAAGAAAGAGAAAATTACAAGACTACGAAAATATTCTCTCTGCTCTTATTAAAGATGGAGGACTTCTGATAAAAAAGGTTTGTGAGGCATATCTGATTATATTTACAGACCCGATTAAAGCAGTTGAATGTGGTCGCAAAATCCAGGCGGAATTTGTTAAATACAATCAAAATAAATCACCTGATGAGGAAATTTGTGTCCGCATTGGCATAACTTATGGTAAATTAAAGATAGAAAAAGAAAACCAATTAGTTAAACCTTTTCTTATTGCTTGCAGAATGCTCCCTTACTCTGATAAAGGACAGGTATTAATTACAAAAGACATCGTCCTTTTAATTGAGGAAAAAATGTTAGTTGAAATTGAAAGTATGGGGCTTAAGGAGATTAAAGGGCTTGAAAAACTAATACCTATTTATGAAGTTAAAGAATCACCCTATGCAAATATCGGTTGGTATGATGCAAGATAA
- a CDS encoding PHP domain-containing protein translates to MAQADLHIHTHFSDSSLSPEEIVEYAKGIGLKIIGITDHDSVEGIDEVLKYAKPYDIEVIPGVELSAEREKGELHILGYFIDWKNKWFNDELKIFRQTREKRAHLIISKLKELNVNIDYEQVIQVAKKNVGNEAISRLHIATVLHQRKMVDSIKDAFEKYLNYGAKAYVPKFSLTPKQAIEMILKTGGIPVLAHPYFSKCNENLILELVKCGLKGIEVFHPQQNIKGQQFCQKMAQKYNLVMTGGSDCHGLFKESISIGMVTVDENVVKCMKGMVGRR, encoded by the coding sequence ATGGCTCAAGCAGATCTCCATATTCATACCCATTTTTCTGATAGCAGTCTGTCACCAGAAGAGATTGTGGAATATGCAAAGGGAATAGGTCTGAAGATAATTGGCATTACTGACCATGATAGTGTGGAGGGAATAGATGAGGTATTAAAATATGCCAAACCTTATGATATTGAAGTTATCCCTGGTGTAGAATTAAGTGCGGAAAGAGAAAAGGGAGAACTTCACATCCTGGGATATTTTATTGACTGGAAAAATAAATGGTTTAATGATGAACTAAAAATCTTTCGCCAGACAAGAGAAAAACGGGCTCATTTGATTATTTCAAAACTTAAAGAATTAAATGTGAATATTGACTATGAACAGGTAATTCAGGTAGCAAAAAAAAATGTAGGAAATGAGGCAATAAGTCGACTGCATATCGCCACCGTATTACATCAAAGGAAAATGGTAGATTCTATTAAAGATGCCTTTGAAAAATATCTAAACTATGGGGCAAAAGCTTATGTCCCAAAATTTAGCCTTACCCCAAAACAAGCTATTGAAATGATTTTAAAGACAGGAGGGATACCTGTCTTAGCCCATCCTTATTTCTCTAAATGTAATGAAAATCTAATCTTAGAATTGGTAAAATGTGGATTGAAAGGAATAGAAGTATTTCATCCACAACAAAATATTAAAGGACAACAATTTTGCCAGAAAATGGCACAAAAATATAATTTAGTTATGACGGGTGGGTCTGATTGCCATGGACTCTTTAAAGAATCTATTTCAATTGGAATGGTTACTGTGGATGAAAATGTGGTAAAATGTATGAAAGGAATGGTTGGGAGGAGATAA
- a CDS encoding YtxH domain-containing protein — translation MERENNSGSSIVAFLLGGLVGLGVGLLIAPITGEEARERLKKAGDIAKEKMGEVKGHAEEIIEQSKKALEEAKEHLRATANTIKEAALHKKEELEEKIKA, via the coding sequence ATGGAACGAGAGAATAATTCTGGTTCAAGTATAGTTGCGTTTTTACTGGGTGGTTTAGTTGGATTGGGTGTTGGGTTACTTATTGCCCCTATTACTGGGGAAGAGGCACGAGAGAGATTAAAAAAGGCAGGGGATATTGCCAAAGAAAAAATGGGAGAAGTAAAAGGTCATGCAGAAGAGATAATAGAACAATCTAAAAAGGCTTTGGAAGAGGCGAAAGAACACCTCAGAGCAACCGCTAATACTATTAAAGAAGCGGCTCTTCATAAAAAAGAAGAATTAGAAGAAAAGATTAAGGCGTAA
- a CDS encoding Rpn family recombination-promoting nuclease/putative transposase — protein MRFLDVKTDYAFKKVFGSQGSKDILISFLNSVIDFKETEKIVDLVIVDPYQIPLIKGMKDTYVDVKAKLSNQKNVIIEMQVLNVEGFEKRILYNAAKTYSAQLKETETFTSLEPIIALTITDFIMFEDVDKVITYFNLIEKETLIKYNDEIELVFIELPKFKKNENELDSIKDKWIYFIKNAGRLEYTPETLVKEIEIKEAFEIANTAGMSEKELEIQYKRHDFIRMQRGAIEFALKQGLKQGIEQGIQQGIQQGIKRGVKQGIQQGIKRGLKQGIQQGLQEGLQQGLQQGKIEVAKSLLKSGEKVEKISQVTGLTIEEIKGINYSERH, from the coding sequence ATGCGTTTTTTAGATGTTAAAACAGATTATGCCTTCAAAAAGGTTTTTGGCTCACAAGGGAGTAAGGATATCCTTATCAGTTTTCTTAACTCGGTGATTGATTTTAAAGAAACTGAAAAAATCGTTGATTTAGTAATCGTTGACCCATACCAAATACCGTTAATCAAGGGGATGAAGGATACCTATGTCGATGTTAAAGCCAAACTCTCAAACCAGAAGAATGTCATCATCGAGATGCAGGTTTTGAATGTAGAAGGGTTTGAGAAAAGGATTTTATATAATGCGGCTAAGACATATTCAGCTCAGCTAAAAGAGACAGAGACATTTACCAGTCTTGAACCTATTATTGCTTTAACCATTACGGACTTTATTATGTTCGAGGATGTAGATAAGGTTATCACCTATTTCAATCTCATTGAAAAGGAGACTTTAATTAAATACAATGATGAAATCGAACTTGTTTTTATCGAATTGCCCAAATTCAAGAAGAATGAGAATGAACTGGATTCAATCAAAGATAAATGGATATATTTTATAAAGAATGCAGGCAGACTTGAATATACACCAGAGACATTAGTTAAAGAGATAGAAATAAAGGAGGCATTTGAAATAGCCAATACTGCGGGGATGAGTGAAAAGGAGTTAGAAATTCAATATAAGCGGCATGATTTTATCCGAATGCAAAGAGGTGCGATAGAGTTTGCCTTAAAACAAGGGTTAAAACAAGGAATAGAACAAGGAATACAACAAGGAATACAACAAGGAATAAAACGAGGAGTAAAACAAGGAATACAACAAGGAATAAAACGAGGGTTAAAACAAGGAATACAACAAGGGTTACAAGAAGGGCTACAACAAGGGTTACAACAAGGCAAAATAGAAGTAGCGAAAAGTCTTTTGAAATCAGGGGAGAAAGTTGAAAAAATATCCCAGGTAACAGGATTAACAATAGAGGAAATTAAAGGTATTAATTATAGTGAAAGACATTAA
- a CDS encoding DUF948 domain-containing protein, with product MVIQVCVVCITIAVVWLISVLIPTIIQMKRTAKEIEGAYKSIYSLSEEAKKSLVEINKTVESLANRFKEDVEKIDAVVSKVKGVTDIISNGITTPLIKMLSVATGIGGGLRFLLGKKKS from the coding sequence ATGGTTATTCAAGTATGTGTTGTGTGCATAACTATTGCAGTCGTATGGCTTATATCTGTCCTTATTCCAACCATCATCCAGATGAAAAGGACTGCCAAAGAAATAGAAGGAGCCTATAAGTCAATTTATAGCCTCTCAGAAGAGGCAAAAAAAAGTCTTGTTGAAATAAATAAAACCGTAGAATCTTTAGCAAATCGCTTTAAAGAAGATGTAGAAAAAATTGATGCTGTTGTGAGTAAAGTAAAAGGAGTTACAGATATTATTAGCAATGGGATTACAACACCATTAATTAAAATGTTAAGTGTTGCTACTGGAATAGGTGGTGGCTTACGATTTCTTCTGGGAAAGAAAAAAAGTTAA
- a CDS encoding 2-oxoacid:acceptor oxidoreductase family protein produces MYEELIISGFGGQGIVLAGNLLAQAAMSEGKKVTGLPSYSAEVRGGHSAYSLIISSQEITSPIATELTTLIAMDAGSLIKYESLIRTNGLVLINSSLINDKPTREDIKIIDLPATQIANNLGDVRVANMVILGAYVTKTKIVSLKSLFCALEYFKKDTALNKKALEEGERIWSSGVMGKCSLIRYQ; encoded by the coding sequence ATGTACGAGGAGTTAATTATTTCAGGATTTGGTGGACAAGGAATTGTTCTTGCGGGTAATTTATTGGCTCAGGCGGCTATGTCTGAAGGCAAAAAAGTAACAGGCCTGCCAAGTTATAGTGCTGAAGTTCGTGGCGGGCACTCGGCGTATTCTTTAATTATTTCATCACAAGAAATTACCTCGCCTATTGCTACCGAACTAACAACACTAATTGCAATGGATGCAGGTTCTTTAATTAAATATGAATCCCTGATTAGAACCAACGGGTTAGTGCTGATTAATTCTTCATTAATTAATGATAAACCAACTCGCGAAGACATAAAGATTATAGACCTTCCAGCAACCCAAATTGCAAATAATCTTGGCGATGTCCGCGTGGCAAATATGGTTATTTTAGGTGCCTATGTAACTAAAACAAAAATCGTATCTTTAAAAAGCCTGTTCTGTGCACTTGAGTATTTTAAAAAAGATACCGCTCTTAATAAAAAGGCACTCGAGGAAGGAGAAAGGATTTGGAGTAGTGGAGTAATGGGTAAGTGTTCACTCATCAGGTATCAGTAG
- a CDS encoding thiamine pyrophosphate-dependent enzyme: protein MNLVFKRPESLRNVPMRYCPGCGHGIAHRLVAEVIDELNIREEVIGIAPVGCAVFAHEFFNLDMAEVAHGRPPAVATGIKRVNAKKTVFTYQGDGDLAAIGMAETIHSAARGERITVIFINNAVYGMTGGQMAPTTLLDQKTATSPYGRSPKEAGYPIKMCELLSSLDGIAYLSRVALNTPAHILKAKTAIKKAFQVQLDDLGFGLVEILSPCPSIWRLSPKEALKWIEKKMIPVFKLGEFINRLDRETSSRL from the coding sequence GTGAATCTCGTATTTAAAAGACCCGAGAGTCTAAGAAATGTTCCAATGCGTTACTGTCCAGGTTGTGGACATGGGATTGCCCACCGATTAGTGGCAGAAGTCATTGATGAACTTAATATTCGTGAGGAGGTAATTGGTATTGCGCCGGTTGGCTGTGCCGTATTTGCTCATGAATTCTTTAATCTGGATATGGCTGAAGTTGCCCATGGCAGACCACCTGCTGTTGCCACAGGAATCAAACGAGTAAATGCTAAAAAAACGGTTTTCACTTATCAAGGAGATGGTGATTTAGCCGCAATTGGTATGGCTGAAACTATTCATTCTGCCGCCAGGGGGGAACGGATTACGGTTATCTTTATTAATAATGCAGTTTATGGAATGACTGGTGGGCAGATGGCACCCACCACACTTTTAGACCAAAAAACGGCTACATCTCCTTATGGTCGGTCGCCTAAAGAGGCAGGCTACCCAATTAAGATGTGCGAATTACTGTCTTCTTTAGATGGAATTGCTTATTTATCGCGGGTGGCTCTAAATACCCCTGCACATATCTTAAAGGCTAAAACCGCGATAAAAAAGGCTTTTCAAGTGCAATTGGATGATTTGGGATTTGGTCTGGTAGAAATTCTCTCGCCCTGTCCTTCTATCTGGAGATTATCTCCAAAAGAGGCTTTAAAATGGATAGAAAAGAAGATGATACCGGTGTTTAAGTTAGGAGAATTTATAAACAGATTAGACAGAGAGACTTCTAGCCGGCTTTAG
- the hslV gene encoding ATP-dependent protease subunit HslV, producing MFHATTILAVRHNGKVAIAGDGQVTFNNTIMKQNAKKIRRMYKDKVLAGFAGAAADAFTLFEKFEGKLDEYRGNLPRAAVELAKEWRTDKFLRRLEALLAVVDKDHSLIISGNGEVIEPDDGIVAIGSGGPYALAATRALIKYTNLTTREIVEEAMKITAQICVYTNEQIIVEEL from the coding sequence ATGTTTCATGCAACAACAATATTAGCCGTCAGACATAATGGTAAGGTTGCCATTGCCGGGGATGGGCAGGTAACTTTTAATAATACCATAATGAAGCAAAACGCAAAAAAGATAAGGAGGATGTATAAAGATAAAGTTTTGGCTGGTTTTGCCGGAGCAGCGGCTGATGCATTCACCCTATTTGAGAAGTTTGAAGGAAAACTCGATGAATATCGTGGAAATTTACCAAGAGCGGCTGTCGAATTAGCCAAAGAATGGCGCACTGATAAATTCTTACGCCGATTAGAGGCATTATTAGCGGTTGTAGATAAAGACCATTCTTTGATTATCTCTGGTAACGGCGAAGTAATTGAACCTGATGATGGCATTGTTGCCATTGGTTCTGGAGGACCGTATGCCTTAGCCGCAACCAGGGCATTGATTAAATATACCAATTTAACCACAAGAGAGATTGTGGAAGAGGCAATGAAAATCACTGCTCAAATCTGCGTCTATACCAATGAGCAGATAATAGTCGAGGAACTATGA
- the cobU gene encoding bifunctional adenosylcobinamide kinase/adenosylcobinamide-phosphate guanylyltransferase, whose amino-acid sequence MSSLMLVLGGIRSGKSQFACQLADRLSKKVMVIATGIPSDEEMKARIQEHQQLRPKHWQTIEEPKEIVPALEKTTAEVILIDCLNMLISNLLLDELSEDKILKKVSSLVEAIDKKKNGWVIIVSNEVGSCLVPTNKLARQFTDLLGKANQIIARDAQDVYLLVAGIAMKIKSKHSSGGKQCFMQQQY is encoded by the coding sequence ATGAGCTCACTAATGTTAGTGCTTGGGGGTATTCGTTCAGGGAAAAGCCAATTTGCCTGTCAGTTAGCTGACCGATTAAGTAAAAAGGTAATGGTTATCGCTACAGGGATACCTTCAGACGAGGAAATGAAGGCAAGGATTCAAGAACATCAACAGCTAAGACCCAAACATTGGCAAACAATAGAAGAGCCAAAAGAGATTGTCCCCGCCTTAGAAAAAACAACGGCAGAGGTAATTTTAATTGATTGCCTGAATATGCTTATTTCAAATCTACTTTTAGATGAATTATCCGAGGATAAAATTTTAAAAAAGGTCTCATCGTTAGTTGAGGCAATAGATAAGAAAAAAAATGGATGGGTGATTATTGTCTCTAATGAAGTTGGCTCCTGTCTTGTGCCAACAAATAAATTAGCCAGACAATTTACGGATTTATTAGGCAAGGCAAATCAAATCATTGCAAGAGACGCTCAAGATGTTTATCTTTTGGTGGCAGGGATAGCGATGAAGATTAAAAGTAAGCATTCATCAGGAGGGAAACAATGTTTCATGCAACAACAATATTAG
- the nadA gene encoding quinolinate synthase NadA yields the protein MKNVNILKIGSSQKVEKTTDAVPEEKPVQIKLNGKDFVTLLSTPTDTKELAIGFLLTEGLIKNADDIVNLEVSEEKVIIEVRVSRESLQDSPAIITSGCGRGVIFRPLSNETKITVKAKFSSWLISRLMKEFLTYSTRYGVHSAALADSKKGILIFKEDIGRHNAIDKVVGATLLQGIEVANKILLSTGRISSEMVLKSARLGIPILVARSCPTTSAIQLADTAGMTIIGQVKAGSMNVYTHQRRIISNLVERIKEIKETKHAIILAHNYQRGEVQDIADFVGDSLDLSRKAAQTDAKIIVFCGVHFMAETAKILSPDKTVLMPDINAGCPMADMVSVEDLRQTKAEHPDALVVSYVNTHVEVKAESDYCCTSANGVKVINSLSPNQKIIFTPDKYLGDYIIRQTGREMILMPGYCPTHQTITPEGIHQIKKEHPQAKIIVHPECSQGVIAVSDAALSTNGMCRYIKESEATEFIIGTEVGIIHRLKKENPQKQFYPASTRAVCPNMKLTTLEKILFALEDEEPKIEVPHDIAQKAKLAIDRMLAIS from the coding sequence ATGAAAAATGTTAATATCCTGAAGATTGGTAGTTCACAAAAAGTTGAAAAAACAACAGATGCAGTACCAGAAGAAAAACCTGTCCAGATAAAATTGAATGGCAAAGATTTTGTTACACTTCTATCTACGCCTACCGATACAAAGGAATTGGCAATAGGTTTTCTACTGACAGAAGGATTAATAAAAAATGCAGATGATATTGTGAATCTTGAAGTATCTGAAGAAAAGGTAATAATCGAAGTTAGAGTGTCCAGAGAATCTCTTCAAGATAGCCCTGCAATCATTACCTCAGGCTGTGGCAGAGGAGTTATATTTCGTCCTCTATCAAACGAAACAAAAATAACGGTGAAGGCAAAATTTTCCTCCTGGTTGATTAGTCGGTTAATGAAAGAATTCCTCACTTATTCTACCAGATACGGTGTGCATTCTGCGGCTCTGGCTGATAGCAAAAAGGGAATATTAATCTTCAAAGAGGACATTGGTCGGCATAATGCCATTGATAAGGTTGTAGGAGCGACATTGCTTCAGGGGATAGAAGTTGCCAATAAAATTTTACTCTCTACGGGTCGAATATCTTCTGAAATGGTGCTCAAGTCTGCCCGTCTGGGCATACCAATTCTTGTCGCCCGTTCCTGTCCCACGACATCAGCCATACAACTGGCAGATACAGCCGGAATGACCATAATTGGTCAGGTAAAGGCGGGTTCGATGAATGTCTATACCCATCAAAGAAGGATAATAAGTAATTTAGTCGAGAGAATAAAAGAAATTAAGGAAACCAAACATGCGATTATTCTGGCACATAACTATCAGCGAGGCGAGGTGCAGGATATTGCGGATTTTGTAGGTGATTCTCTTGATTTATCCCGTAAAGCCGCTCAGACTGATGCGAAGATAATTGTCTTTTGCGGCGTGCATTTTATGGCAGAAACTGCCAAAATCCTCTCTCCAGATAAAACAGTTCTAATGCCTGACATAAACGCTGGCTGTCCAATGGCAGATATGGTCAGTGTAGAAGATTTAAGACAAACTAAGGCTGAACATCCTGATGCCCTTGTTGTCTCCTATGTTAATACCCATGTTGAAGTTAAAGCAGAATCCGATTATTGCTGTACTTCAGCCAACGGCGTTAAGGTAATTAATTCTCTCTCTCCTAACCAGAAGATAATATTTACCCCGGACAAATATTTGGGTGATTATATTATCCGTCAAACCGGTCGGGAGATGATTTTGATGCCAGGCTATTGCCCAACTCACCAGACTATAACTCCAGAAGGAATTCACCAGATTAAAAAAGAACATCCACAGGCTAAGATTATCGTTCATCCAGAGTGTTCTCAAGGGGTAATTGCGGTATCTGATGCCGCTCTAAGCACAAATGGTATGTGTCGCTATATCAAAGAATCTGAGGCTACGGAATTTATCATTGGCACAGAGGTTGGAATTATTCATCGTCTAAAAAAAGAAAATCCGCAAAAACAATTTTATCCTGCCTCTACCCGCGCCGTATGTCCAAATATGAAACTCACTACCCTCGAAAAAATCCTTTTTGCACTTGAGGACGAAGAGCCAAAAATAGAAGTCCCCCACGACATTGCCCAAAAGGCAAAACTGGCCATAGATAGAATGCTGGCGATTTCTTAA